A window of Cellulomonas sp. SLBN-39 genomic DNA:
CCTGTGCTGCGCGCTGCGCAAGGTCGAGCCCCTCGAGCGGGGCCTCGCCCCGTACGCCGCATGGGTCACCGGGATGCGCCGCGAGGACGCCCCGACCCGCGCCGACATCCCGCTCGTGGGCTGGGACGCCAGGCGGGGCAAGGTCAAGCTCAACCCCCTCGCGGCGTGGACGCAGGCCGACGTCGACGCCTACGTCGACGCGCACCACGTCGTGCTCAACCCGCTGCGCCAGGCGGGCTACGCGTCGATCGGCTGCGAGCCGTGCACGCGCCCCGTCGCGGCCGGCGAGGACGCACGGGCCGGACGCTGGTCAGGGACCTCCAAGACGGAATGCGGGCTGCACACATGACGACCACCACCACCGCCACCACGGCCCCCGCGCCGGCGGCCCCGACGGGCCCGTCGCACCTGACCCAGCTCGACGCGCTGGAGTCCGAGGCCGTCCACGTGATGCGCGAGGTCGCCGGCGAGCTCGAGCGGCCCGTGCTGCTGTTCTCGGGCGGCAAGGACTCGATCGTCATGCTGCACCTGGCCCGCAAGGCGTTCTGGCCCGCACCCGTGCCGTTCCCCGTCATGCACGTCGACACCGGGCACAACTTCGACGAGGTCATCGCCTACCGCGACGCGACCGTCGCCCGGTACGGCTTGCGGCTGGTCGTCGCGAGCGTGCAGGACGCCATCGACGACGGCCGGGTCGTCGAGCGGCCCGGCCAGTCGCGCAACCCCCTGCAGACCGTGCCGCTGCTCGACGCGATCACCGCGCACCGCTTCGACGCGGTGTTCGGCGGCGGTCGGCGCGACGAGGAGAAGGCCCGCGCGAAGGAGCGGGTGTTCTCGCTGCGCGACGAGTTCGGGCAGTGGGACCCCCGCCGCCAGCGGCCCGAGCTGTGGGACCTGTACAACGGCCGGCACCGGCCGGGCGAGCACGTGCGCGTGTTCCCCCTGTCCAACTGGACCGAGCTGGACGTGTGGCGGTACATCGAGCGCGAGGGCATCGAGCTGCCGGAGATCTACTACGCGCACGAGCGGGAGGTCTTCGCCCGGGACGGCATGTGGTTGACGGCCGGCACGTGGGGCGGCCCGACGCCGGACGAGCCCGTCGAGCGGCGCACCGTGCGCTACCGCACGGTCGGCGACATGAGCTGCACGGGAGCCGTCGACTCGCACGCCCGGACCGTCGCCGACGTGATCGCCGAGGTGGCCGTGAGCCGGCTGACCGAGCGCGGGGCCACCCGCGCGGACGACCGGGCCTCCGAGGCCGCCATGGAGGACCGCAAGCGCGAGGGGTACTTCTGATGAGCACGACCACGGACCGCAGCGCGGCCCCGACGACCGCGGACCACGCGCAGCGGGACCTGCTGCGCCTGGCCACGGCCGGCTCCGTCGACGACGGCAAGAGCACCCTCATCGGTCGGCTCCTGTACGACACGAAGTCGGTGCTGGCCGACCAGCTCGCGGCCGTCGAGCGCGCGACGCTGGCGCGCGGCGGCGACCAGGTCGACCTCGCGCTGCTGACGGACGGCCTGCGGGCCGAGCGCGAGCAGGGCATCACCATCGACGTCGCGTACCGGTACTTCTCGACGGCGCGGCGCGCGTTCGTGCTGGCCGACACGCCCGGGCACGTGCAGTACACGCGCAACATGGTCACGGGCGCCTCGACGGCGGAGCTGGCGATCGTGCTCGTCGACGCCCGCAAGGGCGTCCTGGAGCAGACCCGTCGGCACGCGGCCCTCACGGCGCTGCTCGGCGTGCCGCACGTGGTGCTCGCGGTCAACAAGATGGACCTCGTCGGGTTCGACGCCGCGACGTTCCGCACCATCGCGGCCGAGTTCGCCGACTACGCGCGCGTCGTGGGCCTGCCCGACGTCGCGGCGGTGCCCGTGAGCGCGCTCGACGGCGACAACGTCGTCGACAGGTCCGCGCGCACGCCCTGGTACGACGGACCGACGCTGCTCGAGCTGCTCGAGCAGGTGCCGGTGCGCCGCGACGCGACGACGGAACCCCTGCGGCTGCCCGTGCAGTACGTCATCCGGCCCCGCACGCCCGAGCACCCGGACTACCGCGGGTACGCCGGCAAGGTCGCGTCGGGCGTCGTGCGCGTCGGCGACGACGTGCGGGTGCTGCCGTCGGGCCGCACCAGCCGGGTCGTCGGCATCGACACGTTCGACGGGCCGCTCGACGTCGCGGACGCACCGCGCTCGGTGACCGTGCGCCTCGCCGACGACGTCGACGTGGCCCGCGGCGACGTGCTGGTGCCCGCCGACGAGGAGGTGCGCGTCGGCCAGGACCTCGTCGGCACGGTCTGCTGGCTCACCGAACGCCGCTCGGTGCTCGGCCAGCGGGTGCTCGTGCGCGTGGGCACCCGCACCGTGCGGGGCCTGCTGCGCGAGGTCGACGCCCGCCTCGACGTCGACACCCTCACGGTCGAGGTGTGGGACCCCGTCGACACGGTCCGCACGCTCGACGCCGTCGACACCGACGACGCCGCACCGCGCGCGCTGGGCCTCAACGCGATCGGCCGCGTGCACGTGCGCCTCGCCGAGCCGGTCCCGCTCGACGACTACGCCACCCACCGGCGCACGGGCGGGTTCCTGCTCGTCGACCCGTCCGACGGCAGCACCCTCGCCGCCGGGATGACGGGACCGACACTGCTCGACCGGCTCGCCCCCGTGCCCGCGGACGGCCGGGACGACGACTGGCTCGCGGGGGCGGGGATATGACCGCCCGCCACGCGCTGCTCCTGGACCTCACGGGCCGCCGGGTCGTCGTCGTCGGCGGCGGCCCCGTCGCCGCCCGGCGCGTCGCCCGTCTGCTCGAGGACGGTGCCGACGTGCACGTCGTCGCCCCGGCCCTGTGCGAGGACCTCGCCGATCTCGCCGCCGCGGGCGCCCTGACCTGGGTGCCGCGCGACCACCGCACCGGGGACCTCGCCGGCGCGTGGCTCGTGCACACCGCGACCGGCGACCGACGCACCGACGACGCCGTCGCCGCCGAGGCCGAGGCCACCCGCACGTGGTGCGTGCGCGCCGACGACGCCCAGGCGTCCACCGCGTGGACCCCCGCGGTGGCCCGGGCCGGCGACGTGACCGTGGCCGTCGGCGCCGGCGGCGACCCCCGCCGGGCGGCAGCCCTGCGCTCGGCCCTGCAGGTGCAGCTCGACAGCGGCGCCCTGCCCCTGCGCCGCCGGCGCCCGCACGCCGGCCACGTCACCCTCGTCGGCGGCGGCCCCGGCGACCCGGGCCTGATCACGACGCGCGGCCGCCGCGCGCTGGCCGAGGCCGACGTCGTCGTCGTCGACCGCCTGGCCCCCCGCGCCCTGCTCGACGAGCTGGAGCCGGACGTCGAGGTCGTCGAGGCCGGCAAGGCCCCCCACGCGCACACCCTCACGCAGACCGAGATCAACGCGCTGCTGGTGGACCGGGCCCGCGCAGGCCACCACGTCGTTCGCCTCAAGGGCGGCGACCCGTTCGTGCTCGGCCGCGGCGGCGAGGAGATCGCCGCGTGCCGCGAGGCCGGCGTCCCCGTGACCGTCGTCCCCGGCGTGACCAGCGCGATCGCCGTCCCCGGTGCCGCGGGCGTGCCCGTCACGCACCGCGACGTCGCCCGCCAGGTCACCGTCG
This region includes:
- a CDS encoding sulfate adenylyltransferase subunit 1, translated to MSTTTDRSAAPTTADHAQRDLLRLATAGSVDDGKSTLIGRLLYDTKSVLADQLAAVERATLARGGDQVDLALLTDGLRAEREQGITIDVAYRYFSTARRAFVLADTPGHVQYTRNMVTGASTAELAIVLVDARKGVLEQTRRHAALTALLGVPHVVLAVNKMDLVGFDAATFRTIAAEFADYARVVGLPDVAAVPVSALDGDNVVDRSARTPWYDGPTLLELLEQVPVRRDATTEPLRLPVQYVIRPRTPEHPDYRGYAGKVASGVVRVGDDVRVLPSGRTSRVVGIDTFDGPLDVADAPRSVTVRLADDVDVARGDVLVPADEEVRVGQDLVGTVCWLTERRSVLGQRVLVRVGTRTVRGLLREVDARLDVDTLTVEVWDPVDTVRTLDAVDTDDAAPRALGLNAIGRVHVRLAEPVPLDDYATHRRTGGFLLVDPSDGSTLAAGMTGPTLLDRLAPVPADGRDDDWLAGAGI
- the cobA gene encoding uroporphyrinogen-III C-methyltransferase; the encoded protein is MTARHALLLDLTGRRVVVVGGGPVAARRVARLLEDGADVHVVAPALCEDLADLAAAGALTWVPRDHRTGDLAGAWLVHTATGDRRTDDAVAAEAEATRTWCVRADDAQASTAWTPAVARAGDVTVAVGAGGDPRRAAALRSALQVQLDSGALPLRRRRPHAGHVTLVGGGPGDPGLITTRGRRALAEADVVVVDRLAPRALLDELEPDVEVVEAGKAPHAHTLTQTEINALLVDRARAGHHVVRLKGGDPFVLGRGGEEIAACREAGVPVTVVPGVTSAIAVPGAAGVPVTHRDVARQVTVVSAHDAETDWETLARLRGTLVLLMGVARLGEHMARLAGHGLDPATPVAVVEDGTLPTQRTTLGTVADIAARAHEVGVRNPAVVVVGHVAALAPVLGDTATRPPGPAVTT
- the cysD gene encoding sulfate adenylyltransferase subunit CysD, with amino-acid sequence MTTTTTATTAPAPAAPTGPSHLTQLDALESEAVHVMREVAGELERPVLLFSGGKDSIVMLHLARKAFWPAPVPFPVMHVDTGHNFDEVIAYRDATVARYGLRLVVASVQDAIDDGRVVERPGQSRNPLQTVPLLDAITAHRFDAVFGGGRRDEEKARAKERVFSLRDEFGQWDPRRQRPELWDLYNGRHRPGEHVRVFPLSNWTELDVWRYIEREGIELPEIYYAHEREVFARDGMWLTAGTWGGPTPDEPVERRTVRYRTVGDMSCTGAVDSHARTVADVIAEVAVSRLTERGATRADDRASEAAMEDRKREGYF